In a genomic window of Epinephelus lanceolatus isolate andai-2023 chromosome 3, ASM4190304v1, whole genome shotgun sequence:
- the LOC117254601 gene encoding uncharacterized protein LOC117254601, with product MPSHIMLSYQWDDQALVKKIYDRLREDGLPVWMDIEGGVTGNINDSMAAGVEEAVVICPFMTPAYQASRSCKKELNYADSREVIMVPVMLANNWEASEWLGLITAGLLWVDFRNAEKEEENFEMCLRSLEEEIMFNAGHLLAVEEPPSEEVDQPEPPKPRLKKKPGRGFCHALSRLYISDSGEQGEEIIHPTGDTRNTVELSETLGDHCYWVEIKGNGCKYYRNAVTNRYLGEYTN from the exons ATGCCATCTCATATTATGctctcctaccagtgggatgacCAGGCTCTAGTGAAAAAGATATACGACCGCCTCAGAGAAGATGGTCTGCCGGTGTGGATGGATATCGAAGGAGGCGTGACAGGGAACATAAATGACTC gatGGCTGCAGGTGTGGAGGAGGCTGTGGTGATCTGTCCGTTCATGACTCCAGCCTATCAGGCCTCCCGCAGCTGTAAGAAAGAGCTCAACTATGCAGACTCCAGGGAGGTCATCATGGTGCCGGTCATGCTGGCCAACAACTGGGAGGCCAGTGAGTGGCTGGGGCTGATCACTGCAGGCCTGCTGTGGGTCGACTTCAG AAATGCAGAAAAGGAAGAGGAGAACTTTGAGATGTGTCTCAGGTCTCTGGAGGAGGAGATCATGTTTAACGCCGGTCACCTGCTGGCAGTTGAAGAACCACCAAGTGAGGAGGTGGATCAGCCAGAACCACCAAAACCCCGTCTGAAGAAGAAGCCTGGACGAGGGTTTTGTCATGCTCTCTCAAGGCTCTACATAAGTGATTCAG GTGAGCAAGGTGAGGAAATAATCCACCCAACCGGTGACACCAGAAACACAGTGGAGCTCAGTGAGACACTTGGAGATCATTGTTACTGGGTGGAGATTAAGGGTAACGGCTGTAAATACTACAGGAACGCTGTCACCAACAGATACCTCGGTGAGTACACAAATTGA
- the plrg1 gene encoding pleiotropic regulator 1, which yields MAEDVQKHSVHTLVFRSLKRTHDMFVSDHAKSIVQDDESHKLKMAVKLKADYSAVLHMPVLKEGKDRVSQLPGSMLGQQSYAQPGDDPDYLVTGTHAYPSGPGVALTADTKMHRNPSEAGVHSMALALPPSQARQDASRTASSVGDIHRHAGGAERSHPPSTAVSLLEGGATRNSALARKAPTMPKPQWHPPWKLFRVISGHLGWVRSIAVEPGNQWFVTGSADRTIKIWDLASGKLKLSLTGHISTVRGVAVSNRSPYLFSCGEDKQVKCWDLEYNKVIRHYHGHLSAVYDIDLHPTIDVLVTCSRDATARVWDIRTKANVHTLTGHTNTVATVRCQAAEPQVITGSHDSTIRLWDLVAGKTRATLTNHKKSVRTLALHPRQYTFASGSADNIKQWMFPDGNFIQNLSGHNAIINTLAVNSDGVLVSGADNGTIHMWDWRTGYNFQRIHAAVQPGSLDSESGIFACMFDNSESRLITAEADKTIKVYKEDDTATEESHPVNWKPEILKRKRF from the exons ATGGCCGAG GATGTCCAGAAGCACTCTGTGCACACTTTGGTCTTCAGATCTCTCAAAAGGACGCATGACATGTTTGTGTCCGACCATGCGAAATCCATCGTACAGGATGATGAAAG CCACAAGTTAAAGATGGCTGTGAAACTGAAAGCGGATTATAGTGCAGTTTTACACATGCCTGTCCTGAAGGAAGGGAAGGACAGAGTGTCTCAGCTTCCTGGCAGTATGCTGGGCCAACAGAGCTACGCACAGCCAG GGGATGACCCAGACTACCTGGTCACTGGGACACATGCTTATCCTTCTGGACCTG GAGTAGCCCTGACTGCTGACACAAAGATGCACAGGAATCCAAGCGAGGCAGGAGTCCACTCCATGGCGCTCGCTCTGCCACCCTCACAAGCCAG GCAGGACGCAAGCCGCACTGCATCCAGTGTCGGTGACATCCATCGACAcgcaggaggagcagagaggtcTCACCCTCCGTCGACTGCTGTG tcGCTGTTGGAGGGAGGTGCTACCAGAAATTCTGCGCTCGCAAGGAAAGCTCCGACCATGCCCAAACCCCAGTGGCATCCACCATGGAAACTGTTTCGG GTCATCAGTGGTCATCTTGGCTGGGTGAGGTCCATCGCTGTGGAGCCTGGGAACCAGTGGTTTGTCACAGGGTCTGCGGACAGAACCATAAAG ATCTGGGACCTGGCCAGCGGGAAACTGAAACTCTCCCTGACTGGACACATCAGTACAGTGCGTGGTGTGGCGGTTAGCAACCGTAGCCCCTACCTGTTCTCCTGTGGAGAAGACAAACAAGTCAAGTGTTGGGATCTGGAGTACAACAAG GTCATCAGGCACTACCACGGACACCTTAGCGCTGTGTATGATATCGACCTTCATCCAACTATCGATGTATTGGTGACTTGCAGCAGAGATGCCACGGCAAGG GTGTGGGACATCAGGACAAAAGCTAACGTGCACACTTTAACCGGCCACACCAACACTGTGGCCACAGTGAGATGTCAGGCTGCAGAACCACAAGTCATCACAg GCAGTCACGATTCAACCATCAGACTGTGGGATTTGGTCGCTGGAAAAACCAGAGCAACTCTGACAAACCACAAGAAGTCTGTCCGAACACTAGCGCTGCACCCCAGACA ATACACTTTTGCCTCTGGTTCTGCTGATAACATCAAGCAGTGGATGTTCCCAGATGGCAACTTCATCCAGAACCTGTCGGGCCACAACGCCATCATCAACACTCTGGCTGTGAACTCTGATGGTGTGCTGGTGTCTGGAG CCGACAATGGGACCATCCACATGTGGGACTGGAGGACAGGCTACAACTTCCAGAGGATTCACGCAGCCGTGCAGCCTGGATCTCTGGACAGCGAGTCGGGCATCTTTGCTTGCATGTTCGACAACTCAGAAAGCAGACTGATCACCGCAGAGGCAGACAAGACCATTAAAGTTTACAAAGAAGACGACACAGCT ACGGAAGAAAGCCATCCAGTCAACTGGAAACCAGAAATCCTCAAGAGGAAAAGAttctaa
- the fgg gene encoding fibrinogen gamma chain: MAPSALAAAGGLLLLFSLASAQTRGDSSGSCTIHDDFGKYCPTTCGVADYMFRYLPGVERDLDDMQEQLDTIANLTQGAEEQVVYMKDSASSVQKSSQPDAQFKKATSLLDDVLRFEKTIITQEQQIFELQSLMASNERRMTDLKQLSIQLQQKCSEPCKDEVEIQPLTGTDCQDVANKGATTSGLYYIKPGKATEQFLVYCEIDNFGRGFTVIQRRRDGSLDFNKDWVQYREGFGYLSPDDTTEFWLGNEKIHLLTAATTIPTVLRIELVDWDGNKRYADYNMFRVGPEIDSYRMTYGYYFGGDAGDAFDGFDFGDDPSDKFFTAHNGMQFSTHDKDNDKYDGNCAQQDGSGWWMNRCHAAHLNGKYYQGGRYTEKDAGEFGYDNGIIWVTWHNRWYSLKETTMKLIPLSRITTGGQQTGVKEFGGLGDS, from the exons ATGGCTCCATCTGCTCTAGCAGCCGCAGGAGGACTTCTGTTACTTTTCTCCTTGGCATCAGCA CAAACCAGAGGAGACAGCAGTGGATCATGCACCATACATGATGACTTT GGAAAGTACTGTCCTACAACATGTGGAGTGGCTGATTACATGTTTAGGTATCTGCCAGGGGTGGAAAGGGATTTGGATGATATGCAGGAGCAGCTGGACACAATTGCCAATTTGACCCAGGGGGCCGAAGAACAAGTCGTCTACATGAAAGATTCTGCTTCTTCAGTTCAAAAGAGCTCCCAGCCAG ACGCACAATTCAAAAAGGCAACAAGTTTGCTCGATGATGTTCTTCGATTTGAAAAGACTATCATCACACAGGAGCAGCAAATATT TGAGCTTCAGAGTTTAATGGCATCCAATGAGAGGAGAATGACAGACTTAAAACAACTCTCcattcagctgcagcagaaatgCAGCGAGCCCTGCAAAGACGAGGTTGAGATTCAGCCCCTCACAggaacag ACTGCCAGGATGTTGCAAACAAAGGTGCCACCACTAGTGGTCTTTATTATATAAAGCCAGGGAAGGCCACTGAGCAGTTCCTGGTCTACTGTGAGATCGACAACTTTGGACGTGGCTTCACAGTGATACAGAGG AGACGCGACGGCAGCCTGGACTTCAACAAGGACTGGGTTCAGTACAGGGAAGGCTTTGGTTACCTCTCACCAGACGACACCACAGAGTTCTGGCTCGGTAACGAGAAGATCCACCTCCTGACGGCTGCTACGACCATCCCAACCGTGCTGAGGATAGAGCTTGTTGACTGGGATGGCAACAAAAG GTATGCTGACTACAACATGTTCAGAGTCGGGCCAGAGATCGACAGTTACCGTATGACATACGGCTACTACTTTGGCGGTGATGCTGGAGATGCTTTCGATGGCTTTGACTTTGGTGATGATCCCAGCGACAAGTTCTTCACCGCTCACAACGGCATGCAGTTCAGCACCCACGACAAGGACAATGACAAATACGACGGCAACTGTGCTCAGCAGGACGGCTCCGGCTGGTGGATGAACAGATGTCACGCTGCACATTTGAACGGCAAATACTACCAGG GTGGCAGGTACACAGAAAAGGACGCAGGTGAATTCGGCTACGACAACGGCATCATTTGGGTCACATGGCACAACCGCTGGTACTCCCTGAAGGAGACCACCATGAAGCTCATTCCCCTCAGCCGCATCACAACAGGCGGACAGCAAACTGGGGTGAAAGAGTTTGGTGGACTTGGAGATTCTTAA